The Cloacibacterium sp. TD35 region AGAAAAATTCTGACGTTTAAAAAGGGGTAATCTTCAATATATTAACTGCCGCATTCCGCAGTTTTAGAAAGGGAATGTGAAATGATTTCTGGTGGATTTCCAAGAAGTGGTAAATCATTTTGTTGCCATTTTACCAAACCACCTTCTAAATAGTAAATCTGGTTAAAGTCTCTATCTTCCAAATATTTGGCAACACTTTTACTTCTCACACTATTATTACAAACCAAAACGATTTTTTTATCTGCATCAAAATGTGTCAATAATTCTTCTATCTCGCTGAAGGGAAGATTTTCTACGATAGGAAGTCCCATTTTATACAATTCAAATTCATAGCGTTCTCTAACGTCTACCAATTGAATGGTTTCGTTTATCATCGTTTGAAAGGTACTAGGACAAATGCTTTTCATGGAAATTTTCAATTTATTGGGTTAAAAAGACTCTGTTTATCTTTGTTCATTGCAAAATTGAATTTTTCTGAAAAACCGCTTTGTAACAAGTGTTACAGAAATCAAAAGAATTGATACTATCTATTTAAAATCAAAGTTTTAATTGGAAAATATAAATAATTAGAATAAAATAGCGCCTTCTAATTCTAATAGTTTTTGTTTTCGCCAAATTCCACCGCCATAACCCGTGAGATTTCCATCGCTGCCAATCACTCTGTGACATGGAACCAAGATGGATATTTTATTCATTCCGTTAGCATTTGCAACTGCTCTCACTTTTTTTACATCTCCCAAAATTTCAGATTGTTGGGCATAACTCCATTTTTCTCCATAGGGAATTTTCATCAACACTTCCCAAACTGATTTCTGAAAATCTGAACCTACAAAATGTAGCGGAACGCTAAATTCTTTTCTTTTTCCTTCAAAATATTCGGTAAGTTGTTCTTCTAAAATTTTAAAATGAGGACTCTCTCCTTGAATAATATTGGCATTTAAGGATTTTGAAAGTTGTTTGAGTTCGGTTTCCAGCATTTTTCTGTCTGTAAATTCTAGCATACAAATTCCTTCATCCGTTGCAGCGGTATACATGGTTCCGAGTGGAGTTTCGATGCGTTTTAAATCAATTATTTTCTGATTTTTAGAATTTTTAGGAGACACGCCGAAAACATTTTTAAAACTTTCGGTAAAACCACTTAAACTTTCGTAGCCACTTTCCAGAGCGGTTTCCGTTACGGTTTCGCCTTGTTGAATTTTCTTAAATGCAGAATTAATTCTGAACATTCTTTGATACGCCTGAAACGTGATTCCGTGATTTTTCAGAAACCAACGTCTCATGGTTGCAGGTTCTATTCCGCGTTTTACCAAGTCGTAATCTTTGAACTTCAAAGAAGGATTTTCTGCTAATTCTGTGATGATTTCCTGAATATATTTCGGGGTTTCGTTCAGTTTTTCTAATGGTTTACAAACCTTACAAGGGCGATATCCTTTTAGAATCGCATCTTTCGTATTGCTGAAAAATTCTACATTTTCGGGTTTTGGTTTTCGCGCAGTACAAGTTGGTCTACAAAAAATTCCCGTAGTTTTTACGCCCAACCAAAAAACGCCTTCGAAACTTGCATCTTTATTGAAAGAAGCATTATACATGATATCGTTAGGTAAGTTCATAAAGTCAATATATGTAATGCAAATGTAGATTTTTAGGAATTGATGATACAACCGAAAAATGAACAAGTATTTTTTAGTTCTAGATGTGTGATGCTAGATGCGACTCTTCGACTACCGCTCAGAGTGACAATTATTTAAAATTTTTTCTTTTTTTGCGCGAGGGCGAAGTGTATTATTGGAGCTCTTTTTAATTTTTTTTCAAAAAAATTAAAAAAGCGACTACACGAAGACCGACCTTTTTTCGGTGGATGAAAAAACGCTTTTAGAAAATTTCTAAAAGCGTTTTTAGCGTTGGTAAAAAAAAGGACGCGCCCAAAAATTACTTTTTCGGTTCGTTTTTCTTTTTGATGTCGCTTTCTATTTTTTTGATGGCTTTCAGATTGTCAATAATCTGTAGCGTTTCTTCTACATTTAGAATTTCTACAGGAACATCTGCTCTGGTTTTGTCCCACTCGAAAACTAAATTTAATTTTTCGTCTGTAATATCTTCGAAATTAATGGTGAAACGTTCCATTTTTTCGTTCATCATTTTTACAGGAACGGTAGTTGTTGCTACATCTTCTTTTGCATCATACGTATAAGCTCCCCAATTGTTAACCCCTCTGTTTAAAATGATTTTCCATTCTTTTTCTTGAGGAATCACATACAAAGCGTAGGTTCCTTTTTTCACTTTTTGACCGCCAAAAAGCACTTCTTGACCAAAAGTAATTCTGGTGGCTTCATTCGCTCCAGCTCTCCAAACTTGACCGAAAGGAACCAATTCTCCGAAGATTTTTCTTCCTTTTACCGCAGGTCTACCATATTCTATAGAAATTTTGGTCACCGAAAATTGCTGTTCTACGGTTTGTCTCGGGCTTACAGCCGGAATGTTATATTGTTGAGCAAAAGCGTGTACACTTACTGCCAATGCTAAAGAAAATATCAGTTTTTTCATATTTTTTATTTTTGATAAAGATAAAAAAAATCCTTAAAGACAAAAAAAATCCTTCAAAGTTTTAAAAACCTTGAAGGATTGATATATCTAGAGAAAATTTTTACATTTTTTCCATTTTGAAAGTCATGCTTTCGATTACTTTGAGCATTGCTTCTACGGTATCCATACTGGTAAGACAAGGAACACCATTTTCTACCGAAGTTCTACGGATTAAGAACCCGTCATTCATCGACTGTTTTCCTTTTGTAGTGGTATTCACTACATATTGTACTTTTCCTTTCTGGATTAAACTGATTAAGTTCTCTGTTTCTTCTTCTATTTTATATCCAATTTTGGTTGGGATATTGAGTTCGTTAAAATATCTAGAAGTTCCTCTGGTTGCCCAAATTTTGAAACCTATATCGTAGAATCTTTTTGCTAATCTTGCAGCTTCTGGCTTATTTACATCATCTATGGTGAATAAGATAGAACCATGTAAAGGAACTTTTCTACCTGCACCAATTAAACCTTTGTACAAGGCTTTTTCAAGCGTAGAATCTTTGCCCATTACTTCTCCTGTAGATTTCATTTCTGGTCCCAGTGTTACATCTACTCTTGTTAATTTACTGAACGAGAATACTGGTACTTTTACAAAAATTCCTTCTTTATTTGGAACCAATCCATCTTGATAGCCTAAATCTTTCAGATTTGCTCCGAGAATTGCTTTGGTCGCTAAATTTGCCATCGGAACTTCTGTGATTTTTGACAAGAAAGGAACGGTTCTCGATGAACGCGGATTTACTTCAATCACATATACATTTCCATCAGAAATTACATACTGAATATTCATTAAACCTACTACTTTCAAACCTTTTGCTAAACGTTTGGTGTAATCTTCCAGTGTTGCAATTTGGTCTTGAGTAAGTGTTTGTGGAGGATATACTGCAATAGAATCTCCTGAGTGAACTCCCGCTCTTTCGATGTGTTCCATAATTCCTGGAATTACAGTCGTTTCGCCATCGCAAATTGCGTCTACTTCTACTTCTTTTCCGGTGAGGTAACGGTCTACTAAAACTGGGTGTTCTGGACTTGCATCTACCGCATGTTCCATGTAATGATCCAGTTCGGCATCGTTGTATACGATTTCCATGGCTCTTCCTCCCAGAACGTAACTTGGTCTCACTAAAACTGGGAATCCAATTTCATTGGCAATTTTAATTGCTTCTTCTTTAGAGAAACATGTTTTACCAAGAGGTTGTGGAATGCCCAATTCCTGAAGTGCTTGTTCAAATTTATCTCTGTTTTCGGCTCTGTCTAAATCTTCTAGAGAAGTCCCTAGAATTTCTACTCCATGAGCGGCCAATTTATCGGCAAGGTTGATTGCAGTTTGTCCGCCAAACTGTACAATCACTCCTTTTGGTTTTTCGAGTTCTATGATGTTCATTACATCTTCCTCTGTTAAAGGCTCGAAATATAGTTTATCTGAAATCGAGAAATCTGTAGAAACTGTTTCTGGGTTATTATTGATGATAATCGCTTCGTATCCCATTTGCTTAATTGCCCAAACGGAGTGAACGGTAGCGTAATCAAATTCTACTCCTTGACCAATTCTGATAGGACCAGAACCTAAAACGATGATTTTTTCTTTATCAGAAGGGATGCTCTCGTTTTCTTCTTCGTAAGTTCCATAGAAATAAGGGGTTTCAGATTCAAATTCTGCAGCACAAGTATCTACCATTTTGTAAACTGGCATCACTCCGTTTTCTTTTCTGAATTTGAAGATTTCTCTATAATCTGTTTCCCAAAGGTGTGCAATATTAATATCTGAGAAGCCTAATCTTTTCGCTTCCAGTAATATTTCTTTGTTGAATTTATCCTCCGCAATGGTTTTTTCAAAATCAATCAGTTTTTTGAATTTCCAAACGAAGAATTTATCTATTTTACTCCATTCTACAATGGTTTCCCAATCATAACCTCTTCTTAAAGCTTCGCCGATGATGAATAATCTTTCGTCATCACACACTCTAATTCTGCGTTCGATATCTTCATCCGTTAAGGCAAGTGATTGCTTTGTTTTTAATCCTAAATGCTGAATTCCTGTTTCTAAAGAACGAATGGCTTTCATTAATGATTCCTCAAAACTTCTACCAATCGCCATCACTTCACCCGTTGCTTTCATCTGGGTAGAAAGTCTTCTGTCTGCAGTTTCGAATTTATCAAAAGGGAATCTAGGAATTTTTGTCACTACATAATCTAGAGCAGGCTCGAAACAAGCGTATGTTTTTCCTGTAACTGGATTAAGCATTTCGTCTAGAGTAAGTCCTACTGCAATTTTAGCGGCTAATTTAGCAATAGGATAACCCGTTGCTTTACTTGCTAAAGCCGAGCTTCTAGAAACTCTAGGATTTACTTCGATGATATAATAGTTGAAAGAATGAGGGTCTAAAGCCAACTGTACGTTACAACCTCCTTCTATTCCGAGTGCTCTAATAATTTTGAGTGAAGCATTTCTGAGCATTTGATATTCTCTGTCAGAAAGCGTTTGCGAAGGCGCTACTACGATAGAATCTCCAGTGTGAACACCAACTGGATCTATGTTTTCCATGTTACAAACCACGATTGCATTATCGTTTTTGTCTCGCATTACTTCGTATTCAATCTCCTTAAATCCTGCAATTGATTTTTCAATTAAACATTGGGTAACAGGAGAATATTTAAGTCCAAGTTCTGCAATTTCTGTCAGTTGGTATTCATCATGAGCAATTCCACCACCTGTTCCACCCATGGTAAAAGCAGGACGAACAATTACTGGATAACCTATTTTTTCTGCAAAAGCTAACGCGCCTTCTACTGTATTTACAATATCAGAATCTGGAACGGGCTCGTTTAATTCTCTCATTAATTCACGGAACAAGTCTCTGTCTTCTGCTCTATTGATGGCAGAAAGTTTAGTTCCTAGAACTTCTACTCCACATTCTTCTAAAATTCCAGAATTCTGTAATTCTACCGCCATGTTCAATCCAGTTTGTCCACCCAAAGTTGGCAAAAGTGCATCTGGACGTTCTTTTCTGATGATATGACTTACAAATGGAAGAGAAATAGGCTCTATATAAACTTTGTCTGCAATTTCTACATCGGTCATGATGGTTGCAGGATTAGAATTGATGAGGATTACTTTGTAACCTTCTTCTTTTAATGCAAGGCAAGCTTGAGTTCCTGCATAGTCAAATTCTGCAGCTTGCCCGATGATAATTGGGCCGCTTCCTATTACTAAAATGGTTTTAATATCTGTTCTTTTCATTTTTTCTTTTTACAAATTTTTAGTAATTAGTTCTTAATTTTAAACTCTTCCATCATTTCCACAAACTCATCAAAAAGATAATTGGCATCTTCTGGACCTGGACTTGCTTCTGGGTGATATTGTACCGAAAAACATGGATATTTCTTATGACGAACCCCTTCGTTTGTTTTATCATTCAGAGCGATGTGTGTTACTTCTAAATCGGTATTTTCTAGAGATTCTTCGTCTATAGCATAACCGTGATTCTGAGAAGTAATCGCTACTTTTCCTGTTTTTAAATCTAGAACTGGGTGATTTCCACCTCTGTGACCGAATTTTAATTTATATGTTTTTGCTCCACAAGCCAAACCAATTAACTGGTGACCTAAACAAATTCCGAAGATTGGAACTTTACCCAGTAAACCATTGATTAATTCTGAAGCACCTTTTACATCTTGTGGATCACCAGGACCGTTAGAAAGCATTACTCCATCTGGATTCATTAATAGAATCTCATCTGCTGTAGTATCTTGAGACACCACAATGATGTCGCAATCTCTCTGAGAAAGTTCTCTGATAATGCCTAATTTAGAACCAAAGTCCACTAAAACCACTTTGAAACCTCTTCCTGGACTTGCATAAGGTGTTTTGGTAGAAACCTGCTCTACTTGATTAATTGGGAAATCTTTAGCTTTCAGTTCAGCAATTACTGCTGTTTCATCTGCATTTTCATCTACAATTTTTCCTTTTAAAACCCCGTGATTTCTGATAATTCTAGTCAGTTTTCTGGTATCAATTCCTGAAATTCCTGATAGCTTTTTTTTGGCAAAAAATTCATCTAAAGACAATTGACTTCTGAAATTAGAAGGAAAATCACACAATTCCCTCACGATTAAGCCTTTAATAGCTGGTTCAATACTTTCGAAATCATCTCTATTAATTCCGTAATTACCAATTAATGGATAGGTCATGGTCACAATTTGACCGCAATATGAAGGATCTGAAATGAGTTCTTGGTAACCAGTCATCCCGGTATTGAACACCACTTCTCCATCAGTATCGGTATTTGCACCAAAACCTTGTCCGTGAAAAACTTCACCTGATTCTAAAATTAATTTCTTTTTCATTCCTTTTTAATAGATTTTCAGAGCAGTATTACTCTGACTTTTGACTTTTATCTGTAATAATTTATTCAAATTCAAAACCTCTTTCTTCTAAAACTTTTTTAAGGATTGCCATCCTTGCAAATACTCCATTTTGCATTTGCTTAAAGATTCTAGAACGTTCGCTTTCTACCAAATCATTGTCTATTTCTACCCCTCTGTTTATTGGAGCTGGGTGCATGATAATGGCATTTGGTTTCATTTTTTGCTCACGCTCTTTGGTAAGACCGTATTTTTTGAGATAATCTTGAGGCGTCAATTTCATTTTTTCATCATGTCTTTCGTGCTGAATTCTTAATAGAATAAGCACATCTACATCTGTAATCATTGCGTCTAAATCTCTGTAGGTTCCATTCATTATACTTCCTTCGTCAAACCATTCTCTTGGTCCAGAGAAATATACTTTCGCACCTAATCTTCTCAGCGTATCTGCATCAGAATTTGCAACTCTACTGTGTTTAATATCCCCTACAATTCCAACTTTCAAATCTTTAAAATCACCAAATTCCTGTTTGATGGTCATTAAATCCAGTAACGCTTGACTTGGGTGATGCCCAATTCCGTCTCCTGCATTTACTACCCCCATTTTTACTCCTTTTAATTCGTCATAAAATCTGGTTTTTTGGTGTCTAATCACTGAGAGGTTTATCCCAATTGATTCTAGAGTTTTAATAGTATCTAAAAGACTTTCGCCTTTATTGATTGAACTTTTTGACTCATCAAAATGCACTACATGCAATCCTAATTTTTTTTCGGCAACCTCAAAACTAATTTTAGTTCTGGTACTGTCTTCAAAAAAAAGATTCGCAACAAAAATGTCTGATTTGGCCTTTACTGTTTTGCCGTTTGCAAATTCTAGAGCTTGATTTAATAGTTTTTCAACACTCTCTAATGACAATCTGGATAATTTAATCATGATTCAATGGTTTTTAAGCAAAAAAAACGAAGCCCCAACAGCTTCGTTTTCAATAAATAAAAATATTTTTTCTGTCGGATTGAAGTCCGATGTTTATATTCAATAAAAAGTTTATCGTTTTCATTGACTGCAAATATACATATTAACTTTTTGCCCTCAAAATTTTTAGAAAAAATTAATTTTATTTAACATTATTATTGCAAAATTAGTATATCTTTGCTAAAAACGTATATATGAAAATAAATTGTTGCCCAAAATGCGAAAACTCAGAAATCGTTAAAAGTGGTATTGTTAAAGGAAAACAGCGCTATTTTTGCCGAGATTGCAATTACTATTTTACGGTAAACAAAATTGGCAAAAAGATAGATGATTACTATGTTACCAAAGCCTTACAACTGTATCTAGAAGGCTTAAGTTTAAGAGAAATAGAGCGTATTTTGGGCATTTCTCATGTCACCATCAGTTCTTGGATTAAGGAATACAATATTAAGAAACCACCACATTCTGATTTTCATGCTACTTATAAGGTTTTCAAACAAATAGAACTTGCAGAATACATCAAAAATGAAGAAAACCTAAAGGGTTCTGGACTCATCATTACCGAATTCGGAGATAAGTTTATGATGATAAAATGGGAACGTTTTAAAAAGTAACTATACTTATTAACAAAAATATATACAAAATTTTTATAGAGTTTTTTTTATTATCAGTTTAGCGATGTTAAAATCACAAAAAACTGTTTAATATTATGAAGAAAACTCAACTAATCTTCGCTGGTATTGCTAGTTTATTATTTAGCAATACACTATTCTCTCAAGAGAAACCAAAAGAATGGGATGTAAGTCTCTATGGTTTTGCAAGAGCAGATTATATTTTCGACACGAGACAGTCTGCACAGGTGAGAGAATACCATCTCAACCTTTATCCTTTAGACAAAAAATTAGATGCAAATGGAAATGATATTAATGCTACTGGTGCAAGTAATTTTTTATCAGTAGTTTCTAGACTGGGGGTAAATTTCAAAGGTCCCAATGTTTGGGGAGCTAAAGCGAGTGGAAAATTAGAAGGTGACTTCTTTGGAAACACTCAAGAAAGCATTGGTCTTTTTAGATTAAGACATGCTTATGCACAATTAGCTTGGGAAAAATCTTCTATTACTTTAGGACAGACTTGGTATCCTTCTTTTGTTCCTGAAGTTTTCCCGGGAGTTGCCAATTTCAGCACGGGAATTATGTTTAATCCTTTTGGCTGGGTGGGTCAAATTAGATTCAGACAAAGTTTAACTCCACATCTTTCTTTAGATTTAGTCGCTTACAAAGACCGAGAATTTCAAGCTCCTGTAGTTTCTGGAAACGCTAATAACTCTCCTACTTTTAATTCTACCACCCCTACTTTACACGCACAATTACAATATAAAACTAAAAATGTAATTGCAGGTGTAGGGGCAGAATATCAATCTCTAAAACCTGTCATTACAAGTGGAGGATTGGCTTCTGATGAAAAACTAAATTCTACAATGCTCATGGGATATTTTAAATATTCTAATGAGAACGTAGTTGCAAAATTATACGGTATTACTGGTGGAAATTTGCACCACATGGTTATGCTTGGCGGTTATGCTTCTTATGCTGAAACCAACGGGATAGACTCTTACAAACCTACTAAAACCTCTGCTTTTTGGGTAGATATTGCAAGCAATAAACCTAATGTAGCCCCTGGAGTTTTCTTTGGATATACTAAAAACGCTGGTTTAGAAGATGCTAATTACAAATCACTATACGTAAGAGGTGTTTCTGGAACTAGAGTGGTAGATAATGTTTGGAGAGCTTCAGCTAGAGTAGATTTCAAGCAAAATAAATTTAAAATTTCTCCAGAATTAGAATACACTGCAGCAACTTGGGGCGATCTAAAAACTGATGCCACATCTGGAACCAATGAAACCAATGTAGGAAATTTCCGCGCACTGGTAAGTGCCTCTTATTCTTTCTAAAAACACTTTTCAATAAATTATTAACAAAACTAAAAAATAAACACATGAGTCATCAATTTAACACACAAGCAGAGCATGATGCTTACGTAGATGAACGTAAAAAATCTTCAACTCTTTGGAGTATTATCATGGCGTCTTCTCTAGGAACGCTTATAGAATGGTATGATTTCTATATATTCGGGAGTTTAGCTGTAGTTTTATCTACTAAATTCTTCCCAGCAGATAATCCTACTGCTGCATTTTTATCTACACTAGCTACTTTTGCAGCTGGATTCGTAGTAAGACCTTTCGGAGCTTTATTTTTCGGAAGATTAGGAGATATTATTGGTAGAAAGTATACTTTCTTAGTTACTTTATTAATTATGGGGTTCTCTACTTTCTTAATCGGGTGTATCCCAAGTTATGAAACCATTGGTTTTATGGCTCCTGTTTTGGTATTAATTCTTCGTTTATTACAAGGTTTAGCCCTTGGTGGTGAATACGGAGGCGCTGCAACTTATGTAGCAGAATACGCAGAACATAACAGACGTGGCTACTGGACTTCTTGGATTCAAACCACCGCAACCTCTGGTTTATTCATTTCACTCATCGTGATTTTAGTAACTAAAAGTTCATTAACTGCTGAAGAATTTGACAATTGGGGATGGAGAGTTCCTTTCTGGATTTCTATTTTAATGGTGGGGGTTTCTTACATCATTAGACGCAATATGAAAGAATCTCCTCTTTTTGCAAAAGCTAAAAAAGAAGGAAAAACATCTACTAATCCACTTAAAGAATCTTTCGGAAATAAATACAACTTT contains the following coding sequences:
- the carB gene encoding carbamoyl-phosphate synthase large subunit, with the translated sequence MKRTDIKTILVIGSGPIIIGQAAEFDYAGTQACLALKEEGYKVILINSNPATIMTDVEIADKVYIEPISLPFVSHIIRKERPDALLPTLGGQTGLNMAVELQNSGILEECGVEVLGTKLSAINRAEDRDLFRELMRELNEPVPDSDIVNTVEGALAFAEKIGYPVIVRPAFTMGGTGGGIAHDEYQLTEIAELGLKYSPVTQCLIEKSIAGFKEIEYEVMRDKNDNAIVVCNMENIDPVGVHTGDSIVVAPSQTLSDREYQMLRNASLKIIRALGIEGGCNVQLALDPHSFNYYIIEVNPRVSRSSALASKATGYPIAKLAAKIAVGLTLDEMLNPVTGKTYACFEPALDYVVTKIPRFPFDKFETADRRLSTQMKATGEVMAIGRSFEESLMKAIRSLETGIQHLGLKTKQSLALTDEDIERRIRVCDDERLFIIGEALRRGYDWETIVEWSKIDKFFVWKFKKLIDFEKTIAEDKFNKEILLEAKRLGFSDINIAHLWETDYREIFKFRKENGVMPVYKMVDTCAAEFESETPYFYGTYEEENESIPSDKEKIIVLGSGPIRIGQGVEFDYATVHSVWAIKQMGYEAIIINNNPETVSTDFSISDKLYFEPLTEEDVMNIIELEKPKGVIVQFGGQTAINLADKLAAHGVEILGTSLEDLDRAENRDKFEQALQELGIPQPLGKTCFSKEEAIKIANEIGFPVLVRPSYVLGGRAMEIVYNDAELDHYMEHAVDASPEHPVLVDRYLTGKEVEVDAICDGETTVIPGIMEHIERAGVHSGDSIAVYPPQTLTQDQIATLEDYTKRLAKGLKVVGLMNIQYVISDGNVYVIEVNPRSSRTVPFLSKITEVPMANLATKAILGANLKDLGYQDGLVPNKEGIFVKVPVFSFSKLTRVDVTLGPEMKSTGEVMGKDSTLEKALYKGLIGAGRKVPLHGSILFTIDDVNKPEAARLAKRFYDIGFKIWATRGTSRYFNELNIPTKIGYKIEEETENLISLIQKGKVQYVVNTTTKGKQSMNDGFLIRRTSVENGVPCLTSMDTVEAMLKVIESMTFKMEKM
- a CDS encoding rhodanese-like domain-containing protein → MKSICPSTFQTMINETIQLVDVRERYEFELYKMGLPIVENLPFSEIEELLTHFDADKKIVLVCNNSVRSKSVAKYLEDRDFNQIYYLEGGLVKWQQNDLPLLGNPPEIISHSLSKTAECGS
- a CDS encoding DUF2911 domain-containing protein, with amino-acid sequence MKKLIFSLALAVSVHAFAQQYNIPAVSPRQTVEQQFSVTKISIEYGRPAVKGRKIFGELVPFGQVWRAGANEATRITFGQEVLFGGQKVKKGTYALYVIPQEKEWKIILNRGVNNWGAYTYDAKEDVATTTVPVKMMNEKMERFTINFEDITDEKLNLVFEWDKTRADVPVEILNVEETLQIIDNLKAIKKIESDIKKKNEPKK
- a CDS encoding bifunctional transcriptional activator/DNA repair enzyme AdaA, producing MNLPNDIMYNASFNKDASFEGVFWLGVKTTGIFCRPTCTARKPKPENVEFFSNTKDAILKGYRPCKVCKPLEKLNETPKYIQEIITELAENPSLKFKDYDLVKRGIEPATMRRWFLKNHGITFQAYQRMFRINSAFKKIQQGETVTETALESGYESLSGFTESFKNVFGVSPKNSKNQKIIDLKRIETPLGTMYTAATDEGICMLEFTDRKMLETELKQLSKSLNANIIQGESPHFKILEEQLTEYFEGKRKEFSVPLHFVGSDFQKSVWEVLMKIPYGEKWSYAQQSEILGDVKKVRAVANANGMNKISILVPCHRVIGSDGNLTGYGGGIWRKQKLLELEGAILF
- the carA gene encoding glutamine-hydrolyzing carbamoyl-phosphate synthase small subunit, with amino-acid sequence MKKKLILESGEVFHGQGFGANTDTDGEVVFNTGMTGYQELISDPSYCGQIVTMTYPLIGNYGINRDDFESIEPAIKGLIVRELCDFPSNFRSQLSLDEFFAKKKLSGISGIDTRKLTRIIRNHGVLKGKIVDENADETAVIAELKAKDFPINQVEQVSTKTPYASPGRGFKVVLVDFGSKLGIIRELSQRDCDIIVVSQDTTADEILLMNPDGVMLSNGPGDPQDVKGASELINGLLGKVPIFGICLGHQLIGLACGAKTYKLKFGHRGGNHPVLDLKTGKVAITSQNHGYAIDEESLENTDLEVTHIALNDKTNEGVRHKKYPCFSVQYHPEASPGPEDANYLFDEFVEMMEEFKIKN
- a CDS encoding IS1/IS1595 family N-terminal zinc-binding domain-containing protein — protein: MKINCCPKCENSEIVKSGIVKGKQRYFCRDCNYYFTVNKIGKKIDDYYVTKALQLYLEGLSLREIERILGISHVTISSWIKEYNIKKPPHSDFHATYKVFKQIELAEYIKNEENLKGSGLIITEFGDKFMMIKWERFKK
- a CDS encoding aspartate carbamoyltransferase catalytic subunit, yielding MIKLSRLSLESVEKLLNQALEFANGKTVKAKSDIFVANLFFEDSTRTKISFEVAEKKLGLHVVHFDESKSSINKGESLLDTIKTLESIGINLSVIRHQKTRFYDELKGVKMGVVNAGDGIGHHPSQALLDLMTIKQEFGDFKDLKVGIVGDIKHSRVANSDADTLRRLGAKVYFSGPREWFDEGSIMNGTYRDLDAMITDVDVLILLRIQHERHDEKMKLTPQDYLKKYGLTKEREQKMKPNAIIMHPAPINRGVEIDNDLVESERSRIFKQMQNGVFARMAILKKVLEERGFEFE